The sequence CAGATCGGGCCCTATGGTCCCAAGGTCACCGACGAGGTCAAGGCTGCGGCCGAGGCCGTTCGCACCGGCCAGATCGACGGCTCGTTCCACATCTTCACCGGTCCGATCAAGGACAATACCGGCGTGGAGCGCGTTCCGGCCGGCCAGACTATGACCGATGCCGAACTGCTCAGCATGGACTGGTATGTCGAGGGCGTCGAACAGCCGGCTTGATCGGCTATCGAATGATTAGAGAGGGGCGGGTTTCGGCCCGCCCTTCTTTGCCGCGGGGCAGGTTTAATGCCTTGGTCCCCAAGGCAGGTAGGTTGAGGACGAAACGATGCCCGATTACGCGATTGCCTACGAATGGCTGATGTTTGCCGTGCGCTGGCTGCATGTAGTCACGGCGATCGCCTGGATCGGCTCGTCCTTCTACTTCATCGCGCTCGACCTTGGCCTGCGCAAGACCCCCAGCCTGCCGCCCCTGGCGCATGGTGAGGAGTGGCAGGTACATGGCGGCGGCTTCTATCACATCCAGAAATACCTGGTGGCGCCGGAATTCCTGCCCGAACACCTGACCTGGTTCAAATGGGAAAGCTACTGGACCTGGTTGTCCGGCTTCATGCTGCTGGCCCTGGTCTATTATGTCGGCGCCGACATCTACCTCATCGACCGCAATGTGCTCGATCTCGTGCAATGGCAGGCCATCGGACTTTCCATCGGATCTATCGTGCTTGGCTGGGTGCTCTACGATGCGCTCTGCAAGTCGCCGATCGGGAATTCCACGACCGGCCTGATGCTGGTGCTGTTCGCCATTCTGGTCGCAGCCAGCTACGGCTACACGCTGCTGTTCACGGGCCGGGCCGCCATGCTGCATATGGGCGCCTTCACCGCGACAATCATGGCGGCCAATGTCGCCATGATCATCATCCCCAACCAGAAGATCGTGGTGGGCGACCTCAAGGCCGGCCGGGTGCCCGACGCCAAGTATGGCAAGATCGCCAAGCAGCGGAGCCTCCACAACAACTACCTGACGCTGCCCGTCATCTTCTTCATGCTGTCCAGCCACTATCCGCTGGCCTTCGCCACGCAGTGGAACTGGATCATCGCTTCGCTGATCTTCCTGGTCGGGGTGGTCATCCGCCACTATTTCAACACCCGACATGCGCGGAAAGGCAACCCGCACTGGACCTGGCTGGTGGCCGTGGTGCTGTTCATCATCATCGCCTGGCTGTCGACGGCGCCGAAATTGCCGGGGTCGGCAGGAGAGGAGGTGGCGTCTCGTGCGGCCGAGAGCTTTCTCCATGCTGAGCACTTCGCTGCTGCGAGCCTAGCCGTGCAGACGCGCTGCGCCATGTGCCACACGGCCGAGCCTGCCTGGCCCGGTGTGTTCGAGCCGCCGAAGAATGTCATCCTCGACAATGACATCGCCGTCGCCAACCACGCCAAGGACATCGCCATGCAAGCCGGTTATGCCCATGCCATGCCACCGGGCAATGCGAGCGGAATGACCCAGGAGGAACGGGCGCTAATCGTGGAGTGGTTCCGCGAAGGTTCGGGTCAATGACCAGGACTGTTCTGCGGGGCCGGGTGCTGACCTTCCTCAGCGAGCCGCAGGGGCTCGATGACGCCGCGAGCTATCGCTATATCGAGGACGGCGCCGTCACTATCGATGCCGGCAAGATCATCGCCGTTGGCGACTATGTCGCGGATGGCGATGCCGAGGTCATCGACCATCGCCCGCACTTGATCCTGCCCGGCTTCATCGACACGCACCTGCATTATGTGCAGAGCCAGATCGTTGCCTCCTATGCCGGCTCGCTGCTCGAATGGCTCAATACCTACACCTTCGTCGAAGAACAGAAATTCAGCCAGCAGGGCCATGCCGGCGCCGTCGCCGCGGCTTTCTACGATGAGCTGATCCGCAACGGCACCACCACCGCCGTGGCCTATTGT comes from Devosia oryziradicis and encodes:
- a CDS encoding urate hydroxylase PuuD, with the protein product MPDYAIAYEWLMFAVRWLHVVTAIAWIGSSFYFIALDLGLRKTPSLPPLAHGEEWQVHGGGFYHIQKYLVAPEFLPEHLTWFKWESYWTWLSGFMLLALVYYVGADIYLIDRNVLDLVQWQAIGLSIGSIVLGWVLYDALCKSPIGNSTTGLMLVLFAILVAASYGYTLLFTGRAAMLHMGAFTATIMAANVAMIIIPNQKIVVGDLKAGRVPDAKYGKIAKQRSLHNNYLTLPVIFFMLSSHYPLAFATQWNWIIASLIFLVGVVIRHYFNTRHARKGNPHWTWLVAVVLFIIIAWLSTAPKLPGSAGEEVASRAAESFLHAEHFAAASLAVQTRCAMCHTAEPAWPGVFEPPKNVILDNDIAVANHAKDIAMQAGYAHAMPPGNASGMTQEERALIVEWFREGSGQ